The following proteins are co-located in the Shouchella hunanensis genome:
- a CDS encoding ABC transporter permease: protein MALLNSNGKPVEDHLFTPSSERLNAELVSRPSLSYWQSVWIRLRQNKLAMFGLFTMIGLTVMAIIGPWISPHSIATPNYSMVNQPPSLEYWFGTDALGRDMFARTWYGARISLFVGLVAALIDCIVGIIYGGVSGYKGGRTDSVMMRIVEILYGLPYLLVVILLMVIMGPGLLTIIIALTITGWVGMARIVRGQVLSLKQNEYVLASKVFGASTNHIIRRSLLPNTMGPIIIQMTLTVPTAIFAEAFLSFLGLGISAPYASWGSLAEDGLSSILTGNWWRLFFPAFFISLTMYAFNVFGDGLQDAIDPKTRGK, encoded by the coding sequence ATGGCCTTACTTAATTCAAATGGAAAACCTGTAGAGGATCATCTATTCACACCTAGTAGTGAAAGGCTTAATGCAGAACTTGTTTCGCGACCGTCCCTATCCTATTGGCAGTCGGTTTGGATTCGCTTAAGACAAAATAAGCTCGCTATGTTTGGTCTATTCACGATGATTGGTTTAACAGTTATGGCGATCATTGGTCCATGGATTTCACCTCATTCTATCGCAACGCCAAATTATAGTATGGTCAATCAACCTCCTTCCCTTGAATATTGGTTTGGTACAGATGCCCTTGGCCGAGATATGTTTGCTCGTACTTGGTATGGAGCAAGAATTTCCTTATTTGTTGGGTTAGTCGCTGCTCTTATTGATTGCATTGTTGGGATTATTTACGGTGGTGTCTCTGGTTATAAAGGGGGTCGCACAGACTCTGTAATGATGCGTATCGTTGAAATCCTTTACGGGCTTCCCTATTTACTCGTCGTCATTTTACTAATGGTCATCATGGGTCCTGGTCTATTAACCATTATTATTGCATTAACGATAACTGGCTGGGTTGGCATGGCTCGTATTGTTCGTGGTCAAGTCCTCTCTCTTAAGCAAAATGAATACGTGCTAGCTTCAAAAGTATTCGGTGCTAGTACGAATCATATTATTCGTAGAAGCTTATTACCGAATACGATGGGACCCATTATTATTCAAATGACGCTAACGGTTCCAACTGCCATCTTTGCAGAAGCGTTTTTAAGCTTTCTTGGATTAGGAATTTCTGCTCCTTATGCATCGTGGGGCTCTCTTGCAGAAGACGGACTTTCGTCCATTTTAACTGGAAACTGGTGGCGATTGTTTTTCCCTGCTTTCTTTATTTCACTAACGATGTATGCCTTTAACGTATTTGGTGATGGCTTGCAAGATGCCATTGATCCGAAAACAAGGGGGAAATAG
- a CDS encoding ABC transporter ATP-binding protein, with translation MPLLEVKDLHIHFKTYGGEVQAVRGVDLTLEKGETLAIVGESGCGKSVTAQSMMRLLPKGIAKVKSGEIWFKGQNLLKLSDKKMRRIQGFDLSMIFQDPMTSLNPTLTIGTQLTEGIRKHTSISLAKANEKALEMLTIVGISSGEERLKQYPHEFSGGMRQRLMIAMALICEPDILIADEPTTALDVTIQAQILALFKEVQRKTGVAIILITHDLGVVAQLADRVHVMYAGKVIERSNRRELFYQAAHPYTKGLLQSIPRLDDAKEELIPIAGTPPDLFAPPSGCPFAARCRFAMDVCRYHMPETTAITSTHKAACWLLDPRSKGVFEELA, from the coding sequence ATGCCTTTATTGGAAGTAAAAGATTTACATATTCATTTTAAAACATATGGTGGCGAAGTTCAGGCTGTTAGAGGTGTGGATCTAACTTTAGAAAAAGGGGAAACCCTTGCCATTGTTGGAGAGAGTGGTTGTGGAAAAAGCGTCACTGCACAAAGTATGATGCGTTTATTGCCAAAAGGAATTGCGAAAGTGAAAAGTGGTGAAATTTGGTTTAAAGGTCAGAACTTGTTGAAGTTGTCTGATAAGAAAATGAGACGTATTCAAGGGTTTGATCTATCGATGATCTTTCAAGATCCTATGACATCACTAAATCCCACGCTGACAATTGGTACACAATTAACAGAAGGCATTCGGAAACATACGTCCATTTCTCTTGCTAAAGCAAATGAAAAAGCACTTGAGATGCTAACCATTGTCGGTATATCAAGTGGGGAGGAGCGTTTAAAGCAATATCCACATGAGTTTAGCGGTGGGATGCGACAACGGCTCATGATTGCGATGGCCCTTATTTGCGAACCAGATATTTTAATTGCTGACGAGCCAACAACGGCACTAGATGTCACCATTCAAGCACAGATTTTAGCGCTTTTTAAAGAAGTGCAACGTAAAACAGGTGTAGCGATCATTTTAATCACGCATGACCTTGGGGTGGTTGCTCAGCTAGCAGATCGTGTACACGTTATGTATGCAGGAAAAGTGATTGAACGAAGCAACCGTCGAGAGTTGTTTTATCAAGCAGCTCATCCTTATACAAAAGGGTTATTACAATCCATTCCACGGTTAGATGATGCAAAAGAAGAGCTCATTCCAATCGCTGGTACACCACCTGATTTATTTGCACCACCTTCAGGGTGTCCATTTGCTGCACGTTGTCGTTTTGCAATGGATGTTTGTCGTTACCACATGCCAGAAACCACAGCGATTACGTCAACTCATAAAGCCGCATGTTGGTTACTTGATCCAAGATCAAAGGGTGTTTTTGAAGAACTTGCATAA
- a CDS encoding peptide ABC transporter substrate-binding protein: protein MQKKWLVGTMAATMMLAACTTGTSNDADPGGNDDTNDSDGGDKILIVNNGAEPVSLDPQIAFESVSSAPLNNIMEGLMRLNADHVPEEATAERYEVSEDGLTYTFYLRENANWSNGDPVTAEDFEYAWKRLVHPDTGSPAAFLANLIEGATEFYEGDGTEEDVMVTALDEKTLEVVLNSPQQYFLNLITNPSFFPVHKDTVEENGSWHQEASTYVGNGPFTLTGWDHNTELRMTRNNHYWDAESVALDGATWLMLEDQNTAYSLYEQGGLHTTTPPADLAEELIASGEVDLYDQAGTYFYRFLTTEEPFQNKKIRQAFAKAVDRETIVESVIRQNQRPAGGFVAYGFPEPSGEDFREVGGDLFAYDVEEAQQLLKEGMEEEGYETLPNVTISYSSGPAEHERIAESLQQMYAENLEVDVNLEVVESSVFLDRQRGLEMQMSRSSFIADYADPINFLESFITDSSMNRTAWSNETYDQLIADSKAEADEERRFELLHEAEALVLDEMPFFPLYFYNQPVLENDAVSGIVRHPVGYTELKWADLNE from the coding sequence ATGCAAAAGAAATGGCTAGTAGGAACAATGGCAGCAACAATGATGTTAGCGGCATGTACAACGGGTACGTCAAATGATGCAGATCCAGGTGGTAATGATGATACGAATGATTCGGACGGGGGAGACAAGATCTTAATTGTGAATAATGGTGCGGAGCCAGTAAGTCTTGACCCGCAAATTGCGTTCGAATCGGTGTCTAGTGCGCCTCTTAACAATATTATGGAAGGTTTGATGAGATTAAATGCCGATCACGTACCTGAAGAAGCGACTGCCGAACGCTATGAGGTTTCGGAAGATGGATTAACCTACACCTTTTATCTACGTGAGAATGCAAACTGGTCTAACGGTGATCCGGTTACTGCAGAAGACTTTGAGTATGCGTGGAAGCGACTCGTTCATCCAGATACAGGGTCGCCAGCGGCATTTCTAGCAAATTTAATTGAAGGCGCAACTGAATTTTATGAAGGTGACGGCACTGAAGAAGATGTCATGGTTACGGCGCTAGATGAAAAGACGCTAGAGGTTGTATTGAATAGTCCGCAACAATATTTCTTAAACCTTATTACGAATCCATCCTTCTTCCCTGTACATAAAGACACAGTTGAAGAAAATGGGTCATGGCATCAAGAAGCGAGCACGTATGTTGGGAACGGACCGTTTACCTTAACAGGCTGGGATCATAATACAGAGCTACGAATGACGCGAAATAATCACTATTGGGATGCAGAAAGTGTTGCGCTGGATGGTGCCACATGGTTAATGTTAGAAGATCAAAATACAGCATACAGCTTATATGAGCAAGGTGGTTTGCATACGACAACACCTCCGGCCGATTTAGCTGAAGAGTTAATTGCCAGTGGGGAAGTGGATTTATATGATCAGGCAGGAACATACTTCTACCGTTTCTTAACGACAGAAGAGCCGTTTCAAAATAAAAAGATCCGTCAAGCGTTTGCAAAAGCGGTTGATCGTGAAACAATTGTGGAAAGCGTCATTCGTCAAAATCAACGACCAGCTGGAGGATTTGTTGCCTACGGTTTTCCAGAGCCGTCCGGGGAGGATTTTAGAGAAGTCGGCGGAGACTTATTTGCATATGATGTGGAAGAAGCCCAACAACTTTTAAAAGAAGGAATGGAAGAAGAAGGGTACGAAACCTTGCCGAATGTAACCATATCATATAGTTCAGGGCCAGCAGAACATGAGCGTATTGCGGAAAGTCTGCAGCAAATGTACGCGGAAAACCTAGAGGTAGATGTGAATCTTGAAGTGGTCGAGTCAAGTGTCTTTTTAGATCGTCAACGTGGGTTAGAAATGCAAATGTCCCGTTCGTCCTTCATAGCTGATTATGCTGATCCTATTAATTTCTTGGAGAGTTTTATTACCGATAGTTCAATGAACAGAACAGCATGGTCGAATGAAACGTATGACCAGTTAATTGCTGACTCAAAAGCCGAGGCTGATGAAGAGCGTCGATTCGAGCTTTTACATGAAGCAGAAGCATTAGTGTTAGATGAAATGCCGTTCTTCCCGTTGTATTTCTATAATCAACCGGTTCTAGAAAATGATGCCGTGTCTGGCATTGTTCGTCATCCAGTTGGGTATACAGAATTAAAATGGGCAGATTTAAACGAATAA
- a CDS encoding S66 peptidase family protein yields the protein MKTIYPKPIKAGDTIGVIAPASTPLMKNIEKSKHLYEKMGITIVTSPHLTDGYGYLSAVDSHRIKALEDMFANQDIAGVFCACGGYGTPRIVDQIDYQLIAKHPKVFWGYSDITCLHTAIHQETGLVTFHGPMMSSDLTGEIDSVTEQGLSQIVKPTPLMLTEQTEPISILQSGRVSGPFVGGNLTLLSSLVGSQYQLNAKGAILFIEEIEEEPYRIDRMLNQLKLAGILDDASGFVIGNFNNCSPKKRHRSLTLDEVLDHYLNQDGKPCMKGFSIGHCMPVYSVPYGAQATLDTDKKMVSIEPGVKE from the coding sequence ATGAAAACAATCTACCCGAAACCGATTAAGGCGGGAGATACGATTGGCGTTATCGCGCCAGCTAGTACACCGTTAATGAAGAATATTGAAAAGAGCAAACATCTGTATGAAAAAATGGGGATCACAATTGTGACCTCCCCTCACTTAACGGACGGGTACGGCTATTTAAGTGCTGTTGATTCCCACAGAATAAAAGCTTTAGAGGATATGTTTGCAAATCAAGATATTGCGGGTGTTTTCTGTGCTTGTGGTGGCTACGGCACACCGCGTATTGTCGATCAGATTGATTATCAACTAATTGCAAAACATCCAAAAGTTTTTTGGGGCTATAGTGATATTACGTGCTTGCATACAGCCATTCATCAAGAAACAGGGCTTGTAACCTTTCATGGCCCGATGATGAGCTCAGACTTAACAGGTGAGATTGACTCGGTAACCGAACAAGGGTTGAGTCAAATTGTTAAGCCAACCCCTCTTATGTTGACGGAGCAGACAGAGCCCATTTCGATTCTGCAAAGTGGACGTGTGAGCGGCCCATTTGTCGGGGGGAATTTAACTTTGCTATCAAGCTTAGTGGGTAGTCAGTACCAGCTCAATGCAAAAGGGGCTATTCTTTTTATTGAAGAAATTGAAGAAGAGCCGTATCGTATTGATCGCATGCTGAATCAACTCAAGCTCGCAGGTATTCTTGACGATGCAAGTGGTTTTGTTATCGGCAATTTTAATAACTGTTCACCGAAAAAACGCCATCGTTCTTTAACGTTAGATGAGGTGTTGGATCATTATTTAAATCAAGATGGAAAGCCTTGTATGAAAGGATTTTCGATCGGCCATTGTATGCCCGTTTATTCGGTACCTTATGGTGCTCAAGCTACGTTAGACACCGATAAGAAAATGGTATCCATTGAACCAGGTGTGAAGGAGTGA
- a CDS encoding M55 family metallopeptidase has translation MNVFASVDMEGITGLVDRQFVTPGERFYHRGQELMTSEVNHVAEAAFAHGCKNFIANDSHGKMNNILIERLHHRVQLISGEVKPFSMMQGLDESFEHVFFIGYHARASMPGVMSHTMIFGVRNMWLNNELIGELGLNAFLAGYYDVPVTLVAGDEGACKEAEALLPNVVTAPVKRAQSRSSALCLSPEESKQLLQLKTEEALLQKNHSPLKLKGAPLLHIEFANYGQAEWAALMPGASIESGTTVAFQAKDIKEAYQAMLVMTELAMQTTFC, from the coding sequence ATGAACGTGTTTGCTTCAGTAGACATGGAAGGGATAACGGGTTTAGTGGATCGACAATTTGTCACTCCTGGCGAACGATTTTATCATCGCGGCCAAGAGCTGATGACGAGTGAAGTCAATCATGTTGCAGAAGCCGCTTTTGCACATGGCTGCAAAAATTTTATAGCGAATGATTCACATGGGAAAATGAATAATATTCTAATAGAAAGGCTTCATCATCGTGTGCAATTAATCTCTGGTGAAGTAAAGCCCTTTTCGATGATGCAAGGTTTAGATGAATCCTTTGAACACGTATTCTTTATTGGGTACCATGCAAGAGCTTCAATGCCAGGTGTGATGAGTCATACGATGATTTTTGGTGTTCGAAACATGTGGTTAAATAACGAACTGATCGGTGAGTTAGGACTTAATGCGTTTCTTGCTGGTTATTACGATGTTCCGGTTACACTTGTAGCTGGTGATGAAGGCGCTTGCAAAGAAGCGGAAGCCCTTCTTCCAAATGTGGTAACCGCTCCTGTGAAAAGGGCACAGTCCCGATCATCGGCTTTGTGTTTATCGCCAGAAGAAAGCAAACAATTACTCCAACTAAAAACCGAAGAAGCTCTTTTGCAGAAAAACCACTCTCCTTTAAAGCTTAAAGGTGCTCCTTTACTACATATTGAATTTGCGAATTATGGTCAAGCGGAATGGGCGGCATTGATGCCAGGTGCTTCAATAGAATCAGGAACGACTGTGGCATTTCAGGCAAAAGATATCAAGGAAGCTTACCAAGCAATGCTTGTGATGACTGAGCTTGCGATGCAAACAACGTTTTGTTAA
- a CDS encoding ABC transporter ATP-binding protein, which translates to MKEDVMVEVKDLKKHFQLKKNKTLKAVDGVSFAIKKGEMFGLVGESGCGKSTLGRTIVRLYQPSSGSVLFKNQDIHQASAMQKKVLDQSMQMIFQDPYASLNPRSMVMDIIAEGLDVHGRLKGKQRKERVFELLETVGLSKEHANRYPHEFSGGQRQRIGIARALALNPKFIVADEPISALDVSIQAQVVNLLQKLQREQGLTFLFIAHDLSMVRHISNRIGVMYLGKLVELTTSEQLYKTPLHPYTEALLSAIPIPDPDLEDKRETILLKGEIPSPISPPSGCVFRTRCPKVMEKCAIMEPEMKEYKPGHYAACHLHDEVNSRGKEEVAVTGD; encoded by the coding sequence ATGAAAGAAGACGTTATGGTAGAAGTAAAGGATTTAAAGAAACATTTTCAATTAAAAAAGAACAAAACGCTTAAAGCGGTAGATGGTGTATCTTTTGCAATAAAAAAAGGAGAAATGTTTGGATTAGTAGGAGAATCGGGATGTGGGAAATCGACTCTTGGGCGAACAATAGTACGTCTCTATCAACCTAGCTCAGGGAGCGTTCTCTTTAAAAATCAAGATATTCATCAAGCCTCTGCCATGCAAAAGAAAGTGCTGGATCAAAGTATGCAGATGATTTTTCAAGATCCATATGCATCATTAAATCCCCGTTCAATGGTAATGGATATCATTGCCGAAGGGCTAGATGTACATGGTCGCTTAAAGGGGAAACAAAGAAAGGAAAGAGTTTTTGAACTACTGGAAACGGTTGGCTTGAGCAAAGAGCATGCAAATCGATATCCCCATGAATTTAGTGGAGGGCAGCGGCAGCGTATCGGCATCGCTAGAGCGCTAGCGTTAAATCCCAAATTTATTGTTGCGGATGAACCGATCTCCGCTTTAGATGTCTCAATTCAAGCGCAAGTCGTAAATCTATTGCAAAAGCTTCAACGGGAACAAGGGTTAACGTTTTTGTTCATCGCCCACGATTTATCAATGGTGAGGCATATTAGTAATCGTATAGGAGTGATGTATTTAGGTAAGCTCGTTGAATTAACCACCAGTGAGCAACTATATAAAACGCCCTTACACCCTTATACAGAGGCATTGTTATCAGCGATTCCCATTCCCGACCCTGATTTGGAAGACAAGCGTGAAACCATTTTATTAAAAGGAGAGATTCCTAGTCCTATTTCTCCACCAAGTGGTTGTGTATTCCGGACGAGATGTCCCAAAGTAATGGAAAAATGTGCTATTATGGAACCAGAAATGAAGGAATATAAGCCTGGTCATTATGCTGCTTGTCACTTACATGATGAAGTAAACAGTAGAGGAAAAGAAGAAGTAGCTGTGACAGGAGATTAG
- a CDS encoding ABC transporter permease: protein MLKYVSRRFLAMIVTLWIIVTATFFLMHSVPGSPLNGEHNTSEAVQANLEAFYGLDRPVVIQYVDYLGSILQFDFGPSISQPAVSVNDLIARGFPVSLELGLFALAFALLSGVTLGVLAALRRNGMIDYLLMTLAVLGLSVPNFILAALLIQSFKGYLPVALWHDWTHMILPVFALATSPMAIIARLTRSTMVDVLTQDYIRTAQAKGLSPFVIVTKHALRNGLMPVVTILGTLVAGVLTGSFVIEKIFAIPGIGRYFVEGINNRDYAVIMGTTIFYSAILLVMLLIVDIVYGFLDPRIRLDKKEAS from the coding sequence ATGCTTAAATACGTTAGTCGTCGTTTTTTAGCGATGATTGTTACGCTGTGGATCATTGTTACAGCGACTTTTTTTCTTATGCATAGTGTACCAGGCTCACCTTTAAATGGTGAACATAATACAAGTGAAGCGGTTCAAGCTAATTTAGAAGCATTCTATGGACTCGATCGGCCAGTTGTTATTCAATATGTCGATTATTTAGGATCTATTTTACAGTTTGATTTTGGACCTTCTATTTCTCAGCCGGCTGTATCGGTGAACGATTTGATTGCTCGTGGGTTTCCAGTATCCCTTGAGTTAGGACTGTTTGCCTTAGCATTTGCGCTTTTATCAGGTGTGACGTTAGGTGTATTAGCAGCGTTGAGAAGAAATGGAATGATTGACTACCTTTTAATGACGTTAGCTGTGCTCGGATTGTCTGTACCGAACTTTATATTAGCGGCTTTGCTTATTCAATCGTTTAAAGGTTATTTACCCGTTGCCTTGTGGCATGACTGGACACATATGATTTTGCCTGTCTTTGCACTAGCAACGTCACCGATGGCTATTATCGCTCGTTTAACTCGTTCAACGATGGTTGACGTTTTAACACAAGACTACATAAGAACAGCACAAGCAAAAGGACTATCACCATTTGTCATTGTCACTAAGCATGCATTACGAAACGGGCTTATGCCTGTAGTCACTATTCTAGGAACCCTTGTAGCAGGTGTGTTGACAGGGAGTTTTGTCATTGAAAAAATCTTCGCTATTCCTGGAATTGGTCGCTATTTTGTGGAGGGTATAAACAATCGTGATTATGCGGTCATAATGGGAACAACGATTTTTTATAGCGCTATCTTACTCGTCATGCTTTTAATTGTCGATATTGTCTATGGCTTCCTTGATCCGCGGATACGGCTTGATAAAAAGGAGGCGAGCTAA
- a CDS encoding C40 family peptidase, protein MSIECVSVPVSTVWTTKASPRSIDYLITREPYQLKSYLEKMTYDDRLQLCTNDLAQTQLLFNEPVYVVQEVNGWKEVIIPDQPTIKNENGYPGWVPSQHLVAGIPNEQTKDRVIIVQQKAWLFTKEKKAWLQVSYGTELTVLDESIDWIKVETPLGNALIKREDVRLSFNKKGGHSLLTEARRFLGLPYLWAGMSGFGFDCSGFVYRLHKVSGITIPRDASNQYRSGDTIVEQDMKEGDLLYFAYEEGKGRVHHVAMYAGDGNIIHAPKTGKVVEEVPLNSVYEKELCGVRRFLSSSLWEMKST, encoded by the coding sequence ATGAGTATAGAATGTGTAAGTGTACCAGTCTCAACTGTGTGGACGACAAAAGCGTCACCTCGCTCCATTGATTACCTTATTACACGAGAGCCATATCAACTAAAAAGCTATTTAGAAAAAATGACTTATGATGATCGTCTTCAGCTTTGTACGAACGACCTGGCGCAAACGCAGCTTCTATTTAATGAACCTGTCTATGTGGTTCAAGAAGTAAATGGGTGGAAAGAGGTCATAATACCGGATCAGCCAACAATTAAAAATGAAAACGGATATCCAGGCTGGGTACCAAGTCAACATCTTGTAGCAGGCATTCCGAATGAACAAACGAAAGATCGAGTGATCATCGTTCAACAAAAAGCGTGGCTCTTTACAAAAGAAAAGAAAGCATGGCTTCAAGTCAGCTATGGAACAGAACTAACGGTTTTAGATGAATCAATCGACTGGATTAAAGTGGAAACACCGCTGGGCAATGCCTTAATAAAACGAGAGGATGTCCGCTTATCATTCAACAAAAAAGGCGGGCACTCTTTGTTAACAGAAGCACGTCGCTTTTTAGGATTACCATACTTATGGGCAGGAATGAGTGGGTTTGGTTTTGACTGCTCTGGCTTTGTTTATCGACTTCACAAAGTAAGTGGAATAACGATTCCTCGGGATGCCTCCAATCAATATCGTTCAGGGGATACCATAGTTGAACAGGATATGAAAGAAGGAGATCTTCTCTACTTTGCCTATGAAGAAGGGAAAGGCAGGGTCCATCATGTTGCCATGTATGCAGGAGATGGCAACATCATTCATGCACCAAAAACCGGTAAAGTAGTGGAAGAAGTGCCGCTAAATTCTGTTTATGAGAAGGAATTGTGCGGTGTGAGGCGTTTTTTAAGTTCTTCGTTATGGGAGATGAAGTCAACATGA